From a single Paramisgurnus dabryanus chromosome 17, PD_genome_1.1, whole genome shotgun sequence genomic region:
- the mideasb gene encoding mitotic deacetylase-associated SANT domain protein isoform X1 has translation MTINLDKTKDLKPSPVSLFMKVMSLQPQPKPNAKRTGKRITFFADQGVTMKEASQHTQAPAYYGIGVPPSGPGHNDRGGVESSNADAPHMYLNSVIFSPEKGEQSRGHYQQTMAMKWPHQDPSLQPQQRPNNWSQSLTTWSQNFAPYLGAQTAFAKQMHEGMPVQNQPQQQPEPSTIRATEKQVASVESFRDAKTARSMDWEQQQTFQQTQKPGMLNPQQHNQPSTGNSVLQPFQLAFGQPKQNLVAGYNWTLPNLNYNAQANTQHQIQQLQEQQLMQRQMQRHHEKQQLEQQMRQQSQQQQVLRQKPPQQIPQTQPLQQHAQLIKTRPPLQQHMQQLDLVQQQQPKSEPPHQNQHVVDKYCDGQQPHALSTEQHHPSLTGQSQETPNPPSTQAQDSVPQQSIETHQPGPRRSRRLSKEGAGPASENPFVMPADHPTQGSQNGATETNALQDVRAAPTGVIQSTRRKRRVSQEVNLETLAQKASERESLPPRSIKEPHRPWSPPVAPSGPGRGADEVEQVSAKRPRDESLMPLVIPVSVPVRQTDPSSPDHEQTSLSASWPLRPLGSHEVSSDYKPSVIVTRRRSLRNSLSESTGQNGGAECGSDADGKSAKAKRRPRPEPLFIPPPKLGTFIAPPVYSSITPYQSHLRSPVRMPDNPLNMPPYTPPPILSPVREGSGLYFSTFLSAAAFASAASNNQGLPPPATPKSATRSLLRSNSSDITPPVLSAMNEATPVSIEPRINIGSRYQAEVPELRERSAAQHDLHKAELVWAPLPDLEANAQKQQRVDELMNLACSSALYGGGTNQELAMHCLYECKGDIMGALTCLLLKNPIFPKAHPLADYHYLGSDNWTTEERRFFNKGIATHKKDFFMVQKLVSSKTVAQCVEFYYTYKKQVKIGKNGTLVYGEAEPLETKATTEEEVDNKVSHKFESRKDEEDSRKWEGSCDGKQENGPGRVTQSLQATDSVAALLVLKNQADSTRDPSTLVSHGPTPPSKPRPDTTRKTGASNTGKGQTNQEGEFPCKKCGRIFFKVKSRSAHMKSHAEAEKKQAALRQREAEQRAAEQRATAALLAAQQNGARADQDRTRRASSDDSSEEEEDADDEDWH, from the exons ATGACCATTAACTTGGATAAAACAAAAGATCTGAAG CCTTCACCAGTATCGTTATTCATGAAAGTCATGAGTTTGCAACCTCAGCCGAAGCCTAACGCAAAGAGAACAGGTAAACGTATCACTTTCTTTGCCGACCAGGGTGTGACAATGAAAGAAGCTTCTCAGCATACACAAGCTCCAGCGTACTATGGGATTGGTGTCCCTCCCTCAGGGCCAGGTCACAATGACAGAGGGGGTGTGGAAAGCTCCAATGCAGATGCGCCACATATGTACCTCAATTCTGTCATTTTCAGCCCAGAGAAGGGTGAACAAAGCCGTGGACACTACCAACAGACAATGGCCATGAAGTGGCCACACCAAGACCCATCTTTGCAACCTCAACAGAGACCAAACAATTGGTCACAAAGTTTGACAACTTGGTCCCAGAACTTTGCCCCATACCTAGGGGCTCAGACTGCTTTTGCAAAACAAATGCATGAGGGCATGCCTGTACAAAACCAGCCTCAGCAGCAGCCTGAACCTTCCACTATCAGGGCAACCGAAAAACAAGTGGCAAGCGTGGAGAGCTTTAGGGATGCCAAAACCGCACGGAGCATGGACTGGGAGCAACAGCAAACCTTTCAACAGACACAAAAGCCTGGAATGTTGAATCCACAGCAACACAACCAACCTTCCACTGGAAATTCTGTGCTGCAACCTTTCCAGTTAGCTTTTGGACAGCCTAAGCAGAACTTGGTAGCCGGTTACAATTGGACTTTGCCAAATTTGAATTATAATGCACAGGCAAATACCCAACATCAGATTCAGCAGTTGCAGGAGCAACAGCTGATGCAGAGACAAATGCAGAGGCACCACGAAAAACAGCAGCTGGAACAGCAGATGCGTCAGCAGTCGCAGCAGCAACAGGTACTTCGTCAGAAACCGCCACAACAGATTCCACAAACGCAACCGTTGCAACAGCACGCACAGCTGATAAAGACTCGGCCACCACTACAACAACATATGCAACAACTGGACTTGGTACAACAGCAACAACCAAAATCTGAGCCGCCACATCAGAACCAGCATGTAGTGGACAAATACTGTGATGGCCAGCAGCCACATGCACTCTCAACTGAACAGCATCACCCTTCATTAACAGGACAATCCCAGGAGACGCCCAATCCACCGTCAACCCAGGCCCAGGATTCTGTACCCCAACAATCTATTGAGACTCATCAGCCTGGGCCCCGGAGATCACGGCGGCTTTCTAAAGAGGGCGCGGGCCCTGCCTCCGAAAACCCATTTGTAATGCCGGCTGATCATCCAACACAAGGTTCACAAAACGGGGCTACTGAGACCAATGCTTTGCAAGACGTCAGAGCTGCTCCTACAGGCGTAATTCAGAGCACACGGCGTAAAAGAAGGGTTTCACAAGAGGTTAATCTGGAAACCTTGGCTCAGAAGGCTTCGGAAAGAGAATCTCTTCCCCCACGTAGCATCAAG GAGCCACACAGGCCCTGGAGTCCCCCAGTGGCCCCATCTGGTCCAGGTCGAGGGGCAGATGAGGTGGAACAAGTTAGTGCCAAAAGGCCCAGAGATGAAAGCCTCATGCCGTTGGTCATTCCCGTCTCCGTGCCAGTAAGGCAGACTGATCCTTCATCTCCAGACCACGAGCAGACCTCACTCTCAGCCAGTTGGCCACTGCGACCTTTGGGCTCTCACGAAGTGAGCTCCGATTATAAGCCATCTGTGATCGTCACGCGACGACGTTCGCTGCGTAACTCTTTGTCTGAGAGCACAGGCCAG AATGGCGGAGCAGAGTGCGGAAGTGATGCAGATGGGAAATCGGCCAAAGCCAAACGACGACCTCGTCCAGAACCGCTCTTCATTCCTCCGCCCAAACTTGGCACTTTCATTGCCCCACCAGTTTACTCCAGCATCACACCGTACCAGAGCCACCTACGTTCACCTGTCCGCATGCCTGACAACCCTCTCAACATGCCTCCCTATACTCCGCCGCCCATCCTCAGCCCCGTTCGAGAGGGCTCTGGACTTTACTTCTCCACCTTCCTATCAGCCGCTGCCTTTGCCAGTGCAGCATCGAATAATCAGGGGCTACCTCCACCTGCCACGCCCAAGTCTGCTACCCGCAGCCTCCTACGCTCCA ACAGCAGTGATATAACACCACCGGTGCTCTCTGCTATGAATGAAGCTACACCTGTCAGCATTGAGCC TCGGATAAACATTGGATCGCGGTACCAAGCAGAGGTTCCGGAGCTCAGGGAACGCTCAGCAGCCCAGCACGACCTACACAAGGCTGAACTGGTGTGGGCGCCATTGCCTGACCTGGAGGCCAATGCTCAGAAACAGCAGAGAG TGGACGAGCTCATGAACCTGGCTTGCTCTAGTGCATTGTATGGAGGTGGGACCAATCAGGAACTGGCCATGCACTGCCTGTACGAATGCAAAGGTGACATCATG GGGGCACTTACCTGTCTGCTGTTAAAAAACCCCATCTTTCCCAAAGCCCACCCTCTAGCTGACTACCACTACTTGG GCTCTGACAACTGGACGACAGAAGAAAGACGATTTTTCAACAAAGGCATAGCCACTCACAAGAAGGACTTCTTCATGGTTCAGAAACTG GTGAGCTCCAAAACAGTGGCTCAGTGTGTGGAGTTTTACTACACGTATAAGAAGCAGGTGAAGATCGGCAAGAACGGGACGCTCGTGTACGGAGAAGCAGAACCACTGGAGACTAAAGCTACAACAGAGGAGGAAGTGGACAATAAA GTTTCACACAAATTTGAATCACGGAAAGACGAGGAGGATAGCAGGAAGTGGGAAGGGTCATGTGACGGGAAGCAAGAAAACGGCCCGGGCAGGGTGACGCAATCTCTACAGGCCACCGACAGT GTTGCTGCCCTTCTGGTCTTAAAAAATCAGGCAGACAGCACGAGGGACCCGTCCACATTGGTTAGTCACGGCCCAACACCACCATCTAAACCTCGCCCCGACACCACCAGAAAGACTGGAGCCAGCAACACAGGGAAGGGACAAACTAACCAAGAGGGGGAATTTCCCTGCAAGAAGTGCGGCAG GATCTTCTTCAAGGTGAAGAGCCGCAGCGCTCATATGAAAAGTCATGCCGAAGCTGAGAAGAAGCAAGCTGCACTCAGACAGCGAGAGGCCGAGCAGCGGGCGGCTGAGCAGCGGGCGACAGCCGCCCTGCTGGCCGCCCAGCAGAACGGCGCGAGGGCAGATCAGGACAGAACGAGAAGAGCCAGCAGTGACGATTCCTcagaggaagaggaggatgCAGATGACGAAGACTGGCACTAG
- the mideasb gene encoding mitotic deacetylase-associated SANT domain protein isoform X2 codes for MKVMSLQPQPKPNAKRTGKRITFFADQGVTMKEASQHTQAPAYYGIGVPPSGPGHNDRGGVESSNADAPHMYLNSVIFSPEKGEQSRGHYQQTMAMKWPHQDPSLQPQQRPNNWSQSLTTWSQNFAPYLGAQTAFAKQMHEGMPVQNQPQQQPEPSTIRATEKQVASVESFRDAKTARSMDWEQQQTFQQTQKPGMLNPQQHNQPSTGNSVLQPFQLAFGQPKQNLVAGYNWTLPNLNYNAQANTQHQIQQLQEQQLMQRQMQRHHEKQQLEQQMRQQSQQQQVLRQKPPQQIPQTQPLQQHAQLIKTRPPLQQHMQQLDLVQQQQPKSEPPHQNQHVVDKYCDGQQPHALSTEQHHPSLTGQSQETPNPPSTQAQDSVPQQSIETHQPGPRRSRRLSKEGAGPASENPFVMPADHPTQGSQNGATETNALQDVRAAPTGVIQSTRRKRRVSQEVNLETLAQKASERESLPPRSIKEPHRPWSPPVAPSGPGRGADEVEQVSAKRPRDESLMPLVIPVSVPVRQTDPSSPDHEQTSLSASWPLRPLGSHEVSSDYKPSVIVTRRRSLRNSLSESTGQNGGAECGSDADGKSAKAKRRPRPEPLFIPPPKLGTFIAPPVYSSITPYQSHLRSPVRMPDNPLNMPPYTPPPILSPVREGSGLYFSTFLSAAAFASAASNNQGLPPPATPKSATRSLLRSNSSDITPPVLSAMNEATPVSIEPRINIGSRYQAEVPELRERSAAQHDLHKAELVWAPLPDLEANAQKQQRVDELMNLACSSALYGGGTNQELAMHCLYECKGDIMGALTCLLLKNPIFPKAHPLADYHYLGSDNWTTEERRFFNKGIATHKKDFFMVQKLVSSKTVAQCVEFYYTYKKQVKIGKNGTLVYGEAEPLETKATTEEEVDNKVSHKFESRKDEEDSRKWEGSCDGKQENGPGRVTQSLQATDSVAALLVLKNQADSTRDPSTLVSHGPTPPSKPRPDTTRKTGASNTGKGQTNQEGEFPCKKCGRIFFKVKSRSAHMKSHAEAEKKQAALRQREAEQRAAEQRATAALLAAQQNGARADQDRTRRASSDDSSEEEEDADDEDWH; via the exons ATGAAAGTCATGAGTTTGCAACCTCAGCCGAAGCCTAACGCAAAGAGAACAGGTAAACGTATCACTTTCTTTGCCGACCAGGGTGTGACAATGAAAGAAGCTTCTCAGCATACACAAGCTCCAGCGTACTATGGGATTGGTGTCCCTCCCTCAGGGCCAGGTCACAATGACAGAGGGGGTGTGGAAAGCTCCAATGCAGATGCGCCACATATGTACCTCAATTCTGTCATTTTCAGCCCAGAGAAGGGTGAACAAAGCCGTGGACACTACCAACAGACAATGGCCATGAAGTGGCCACACCAAGACCCATCTTTGCAACCTCAACAGAGACCAAACAATTGGTCACAAAGTTTGACAACTTGGTCCCAGAACTTTGCCCCATACCTAGGGGCTCAGACTGCTTTTGCAAAACAAATGCATGAGGGCATGCCTGTACAAAACCAGCCTCAGCAGCAGCCTGAACCTTCCACTATCAGGGCAACCGAAAAACAAGTGGCAAGCGTGGAGAGCTTTAGGGATGCCAAAACCGCACGGAGCATGGACTGGGAGCAACAGCAAACCTTTCAACAGACACAAAAGCCTGGAATGTTGAATCCACAGCAACACAACCAACCTTCCACTGGAAATTCTGTGCTGCAACCTTTCCAGTTAGCTTTTGGACAGCCTAAGCAGAACTTGGTAGCCGGTTACAATTGGACTTTGCCAAATTTGAATTATAATGCACAGGCAAATACCCAACATCAGATTCAGCAGTTGCAGGAGCAACAGCTGATGCAGAGACAAATGCAGAGGCACCACGAAAAACAGCAGCTGGAACAGCAGATGCGTCAGCAGTCGCAGCAGCAACAGGTACTTCGTCAGAAACCGCCACAACAGATTCCACAAACGCAACCGTTGCAACAGCACGCACAGCTGATAAAGACTCGGCCACCACTACAACAACATATGCAACAACTGGACTTGGTACAACAGCAACAACCAAAATCTGAGCCGCCACATCAGAACCAGCATGTAGTGGACAAATACTGTGATGGCCAGCAGCCACATGCACTCTCAACTGAACAGCATCACCCTTCATTAACAGGACAATCCCAGGAGACGCCCAATCCACCGTCAACCCAGGCCCAGGATTCTGTACCCCAACAATCTATTGAGACTCATCAGCCTGGGCCCCGGAGATCACGGCGGCTTTCTAAAGAGGGCGCGGGCCCTGCCTCCGAAAACCCATTTGTAATGCCGGCTGATCATCCAACACAAGGTTCACAAAACGGGGCTACTGAGACCAATGCTTTGCAAGACGTCAGAGCTGCTCCTACAGGCGTAATTCAGAGCACACGGCGTAAAAGAAGGGTTTCACAAGAGGTTAATCTGGAAACCTTGGCTCAGAAGGCTTCGGAAAGAGAATCTCTTCCCCCACGTAGCATCAAG GAGCCACACAGGCCCTGGAGTCCCCCAGTGGCCCCATCTGGTCCAGGTCGAGGGGCAGATGAGGTGGAACAAGTTAGTGCCAAAAGGCCCAGAGATGAAAGCCTCATGCCGTTGGTCATTCCCGTCTCCGTGCCAGTAAGGCAGACTGATCCTTCATCTCCAGACCACGAGCAGACCTCACTCTCAGCCAGTTGGCCACTGCGACCTTTGGGCTCTCACGAAGTGAGCTCCGATTATAAGCCATCTGTGATCGTCACGCGACGACGTTCGCTGCGTAACTCTTTGTCTGAGAGCACAGGCCAG AATGGCGGAGCAGAGTGCGGAAGTGATGCAGATGGGAAATCGGCCAAAGCCAAACGACGACCTCGTCCAGAACCGCTCTTCATTCCTCCGCCCAAACTTGGCACTTTCATTGCCCCACCAGTTTACTCCAGCATCACACCGTACCAGAGCCACCTACGTTCACCTGTCCGCATGCCTGACAACCCTCTCAACATGCCTCCCTATACTCCGCCGCCCATCCTCAGCCCCGTTCGAGAGGGCTCTGGACTTTACTTCTCCACCTTCCTATCAGCCGCTGCCTTTGCCAGTGCAGCATCGAATAATCAGGGGCTACCTCCACCTGCCACGCCCAAGTCTGCTACCCGCAGCCTCCTACGCTCCA ACAGCAGTGATATAACACCACCGGTGCTCTCTGCTATGAATGAAGCTACACCTGTCAGCATTGAGCC TCGGATAAACATTGGATCGCGGTACCAAGCAGAGGTTCCGGAGCTCAGGGAACGCTCAGCAGCCCAGCACGACCTACACAAGGCTGAACTGGTGTGGGCGCCATTGCCTGACCTGGAGGCCAATGCTCAGAAACAGCAGAGAG TGGACGAGCTCATGAACCTGGCTTGCTCTAGTGCATTGTATGGAGGTGGGACCAATCAGGAACTGGCCATGCACTGCCTGTACGAATGCAAAGGTGACATCATG GGGGCACTTACCTGTCTGCTGTTAAAAAACCCCATCTTTCCCAAAGCCCACCCTCTAGCTGACTACCACTACTTGG GCTCTGACAACTGGACGACAGAAGAAAGACGATTTTTCAACAAAGGCATAGCCACTCACAAGAAGGACTTCTTCATGGTTCAGAAACTG GTGAGCTCCAAAACAGTGGCTCAGTGTGTGGAGTTTTACTACACGTATAAGAAGCAGGTGAAGATCGGCAAGAACGGGACGCTCGTGTACGGAGAAGCAGAACCACTGGAGACTAAAGCTACAACAGAGGAGGAAGTGGACAATAAA GTTTCACACAAATTTGAATCACGGAAAGACGAGGAGGATAGCAGGAAGTGGGAAGGGTCATGTGACGGGAAGCAAGAAAACGGCCCGGGCAGGGTGACGCAATCTCTACAGGCCACCGACAGT GTTGCTGCCCTTCTGGTCTTAAAAAATCAGGCAGACAGCACGAGGGACCCGTCCACATTGGTTAGTCACGGCCCAACACCACCATCTAAACCTCGCCCCGACACCACCAGAAAGACTGGAGCCAGCAACACAGGGAAGGGACAAACTAACCAAGAGGGGGAATTTCCCTGCAAGAAGTGCGGCAG GATCTTCTTCAAGGTGAAGAGCCGCAGCGCTCATATGAAAAGTCATGCCGAAGCTGAGAAGAAGCAAGCTGCACTCAGACAGCGAGAGGCCGAGCAGCGGGCGGCTGAGCAGCGGGCGACAGCCGCCCTGCTGGCCGCCCAGCAGAACGGCGCGAGGGCAGATCAGGACAGAACGAGAAGAGCCAGCAGTGACGATTCCTcagaggaagaggaggatgCAGATGACGAAGACTGGCACTAG
- the ptgr2 gene encoding prostaglandin reductase 2: MLKVKRVVLHSRPGKNGHPVPGNFRVEETVKSSELKEGQVLVRTLYLSVDPYMRCRMNDDTGADYLLPWRLEEPVDGGGVGIVVESKNEALSVGSIVTSFNWLWQTYDVMDGNLLQKVNPEMVDGHLSYVMGAVGMPGLTALLGVREKGHVNPGTNQTMVVSGAAGACGSIAGQIGRLDGCERVVGICGSAQKCQILVTELGFTTAINYKTEDISSALREHCPNGIDIYFDNVGGPISDAVISQMNTGGHVILCGQISQYNKDVPYPPPLSEDTQDTLCRKNITRERFVVLNYMEKHEEGLVQLSHWVKTGQIKVLETVVNGVENMGDAFCSMMTGGNVGKQIIKISD; the protein is encoded by the exons ATGTTAAAAGTGAAAAGAGTTGTTCTGCACTCTCGCCCAG GCAAAAATGGTCACCCGGTTCCTGGTAATTTCCGCGTGGAGGAAACCGTAAAATCTAGTGAGCTGAAAGAAGGACAGGTGTTGGTTCGGACACTCTATCTGTCAGTTGACCCTTACATG CGTTGTCGCATGAACGATGATACTGGTGCTGACTACCTGTTGCCATGGAGATTAGAGGAGCCTGTGGATGGTGGTGGAGTTGGAATAGTGGTGGAAAGCAAGAATGAAGCCTTATCTGTTGGCAGCATTGTCACTTCTTTCAATTGGCTCTGGCAGACGTATGATGTGATGGATGGAAACCTTTTACAAAAG GTTAACCCAGAGATGGTAGATGGTCACCTGTCATATGTTATGGGAGCAGTGGGCATGCCTGGTCTTACTGCTCTATTAGGTGTGAGAGAGAAGGGTCATGTGAATCCAGGAACCAATCAAACAATGGTTGTCAGTGGAGCAGCTGGTGCTTGTGGGTCAATTGCTGGACAG ATTGGCAGATTGGATGGCTGTGAGAGAGTGGTGGGAATCTGCGGTTCAGCCCAGAAATGCCAGATCTTGGTGACCGAGTTGGGTTTTACCACAGCTATTAACTACAAGACTGAAGATATCAGCTCAGCTCTGAGGGAACATTGCCCCAATGGGATTGATATTTACTTTGATAATGTAGGGGGTCCCATCAGCGACGCTGTTATATCACAG ATGAATACCGGTGGTCATGTGATCCTGTGTGGCCAGATCTCACAGTACAATAAGGATGTGCCGTATCCTCCCCCTCTTAGTGAAGATACCCAAGATACTTTATGTCGCAAAAACATCACAAG GGAGAGGTTTGTGGTATTGAACTACATGGAGAAACATGAGGAAGGTCTGGTTCAGCTCAGTCACTGGGTAAAGACAGGGCAGATAAAG GTGCTGGAAACTGTTGTAAATGGTGTAGAAAACATGGGAG ATGCTTTTTGCTCCATGATGACCGGAGGCAACGTAGGTAAACAGATTATCAAAATTTCAGACTGA